The Styela clava chromosome 10, kaStyClav1.hap1.2, whole genome shotgun sequence genome window below encodes:
- the LOC120338418 gene encoding lactadherin-like isoform X2: protein MNIITVLFITMLLGRTESRMPTVYEFCSHVVDKEGPSQATCDLSQCKGRPGKRGPIGEKGDRGSKGPKGNPGTAEHLERRIQELEGAYCYLGMKNREIPDSAITASSVYDGNHNSYHGRLDSRYKSNDKGVWAAKYNRVGEWLLVDLGKPTMVGGVISQGRHDHDQWIKTFTISCGYSSSTLKLIQDSGSTKVFTANRDRDTKVINMFPNPISCRYIRVNPQSWHGHVSLRVEFIKGVCYDMYT from the exons ATGAACATAATCACCGTTTTGTTCATTACTATGCTGTTGGGCCGCACTGAGAGTCGGATGCCAACAGTATACGAGTTCTGTTCCCATGTTGTCGATAAAGAGGGCCCCAGTCAAGCCACATGTGACTTGAGTCAGTGTAAAGGCAGGCCCGGAAAGCGAGGGCCGATCGGAGAAAAGGGCGATCGAGGTTCTAAAGGGCCAAAAGGCAATCCAGGAACAGCTGAACATTTGGAGCGGAGAATACAAGAACTAGAAG GTGCATATTGTTATCTGGGAATGAAAAACCGAGAAATTCCTGATTCTGCAATCACGGCTTCATCAGTGTATGATGGCAACCACAATTCGTATCACGGAAGGCTTGACAGCCGATACAAATCAAACGACAAAGGTGTTTGGGCAGCAAAATACA ATAGAGTTGGTGAATGGCTCCTGGTTGATTTGGGGAAGCCCACTATGGTTGGAGGAGTAATATCTCAAGGAAGGCATGATCATGATCAATGGATCAAAACATTTACAATATCGTGCGGGTATTCTTCATCTACGTTGAAGCTGATTCAAGACTCCGGATCCACCAAG GTGTTTACTGCAAACAGAGACAGAGATACGAAAGTAATTAACATGTTTCCGAATCCGATATCCTGTCGATATATCAGAGTTAACCCCCAATCCTGGCATGGCCACGTCAGTTTGAGGGTCGAATTTATCAAAGGAGTCTGTTATGATATGTACACGTAA
- the LOC120338418 gene encoding uncharacterized protein LOC120338418 isoform X3, with amino-acid sequence MNIITVLFITMLLGRTESRMPTVYEFCSHVVDKEGPSQATCDLSQCKGRPGKRGPIGEKGDRGSKGPKGNPGTAEHLERRIQELEASLAKSNQILESLPKSAYCYLGMKNREIPDSAITASSVYDGNHNSYHGRLDSRYKSNDKGVWAAKYNRVGEWLLVDLGKPTMVGGVISQGRHDHDQWIKTFTISCGYSSSTLKLIQDSGSTKAIP; translated from the exons ATGAACATAATCACCGTTTTGTTCATTACTATGCTGTTGGGCCGCACTGAGAGTCGGATGCCAACAGTATACGAGTTCTGTTCCCATGTTGTCGATAAAGAGGGCCCCAGTCAAGCCACATGTGACTTGAGTCAGTGTAAAGGCAGGCCCGGAAAGCGAGGGCCGATCGGAGAAAAGGGCGATCGAGGTTCTAAAGGGCCAAAAGGCAATCCAGGAACAGCTGAACATTTGGAGCGGAGAATACAAGAACTAGAAG cTTCTCTTGCAAAGTCAAATCAGATTCTCGAATCACTGCCAAAAA GTGCATATTGTTATCTGGGAATGAAAAACCGAGAAATTCCTGATTCTGCAATCACGGCTTCATCAGTGTATGATGGCAACCACAATTCGTATCACGGAAGGCTTGACAGCCGATACAAATCAAACGACAAAGGTGTTTGGGCAGCAAAATACA ATAGAGTTGGTGAATGGCTCCTGGTTGATTTGGGGAAGCCCACTATGGTTGGAGGAGTAATATCTCAAGGAAGGCATGATCATGATCAATGGATCAAAACATTTACAATATCGTGCGGGTATTCTTCATCTACGTTGAAGCTGATTCAAGACTCCGGATCCACCAAG gCTATACCTTAA
- the LOC120338418 gene encoding lactadherin-like isoform X1, whose product MNIITVLFITMLLGRTESRMPTVYEFCSHVVDKEGPSQATCDLSQCKGRPGKRGPIGEKGDRGSKGPKGNPGTAEHLERRIQELEASLAKSNQILESLPKSAYCYLGMKNREIPDSAITASSVYDGNHNSYHGRLDSRYKSNDKGVWAAKYNRVGEWLLVDLGKPTMVGGVISQGRHDHDQWIKTFTISCGYSSSTLKLIQDSGSTKVFTANRDRDTKVINMFPNPISCRYIRVNPQSWHGHVSLRVEFIKGVCYDMYT is encoded by the exons ATGAACATAATCACCGTTTTGTTCATTACTATGCTGTTGGGCCGCACTGAGAGTCGGATGCCAACAGTATACGAGTTCTGTTCCCATGTTGTCGATAAAGAGGGCCCCAGTCAAGCCACATGTGACTTGAGTCAGTGTAAAGGCAGGCCCGGAAAGCGAGGGCCGATCGGAGAAAAGGGCGATCGAGGTTCTAAAGGGCCAAAAGGCAATCCAGGAACAGCTGAACATTTGGAGCGGAGAATACAAGAACTAGAAG cTTCTCTTGCAAAGTCAAATCAGATTCTCGAATCACTGCCAAAAA GTGCATATTGTTATCTGGGAATGAAAAACCGAGAAATTCCTGATTCTGCAATCACGGCTTCATCAGTGTATGATGGCAACCACAATTCGTATCACGGAAGGCTTGACAGCCGATACAAATCAAACGACAAAGGTGTTTGGGCAGCAAAATACA ATAGAGTTGGTGAATGGCTCCTGGTTGATTTGGGGAAGCCCACTATGGTTGGAGGAGTAATATCTCAAGGAAGGCATGATCATGATCAATGGATCAAAACATTTACAATATCGTGCGGGTATTCTTCATCTACGTTGAAGCTGATTCAAGACTCCGGATCCACCAAG GTGTTTACTGCAAACAGAGACAGAGATACGAAAGTAATTAACATGTTTCCGAATCCGATATCCTGTCGATATATCAGAGTTAACCCCCAATCCTGGCATGGCCACGTCAGTTTGAGGGTCGAATTTATCAAAGGAGTCTGTTATGATATGTACACGTAA
- the LOC144428338 gene encoding lactadherin-like, translated as MNVITALFISILLGRTESRMPTVYEFCSLVVDEEGPSQATCDVSQCQGRPGKRGSIGEKGDRGPEGPKGNPGTVEHVERKIQELEAYLAKSNQILESLPKSAYCYLGMKNREIPDSAITASSVYNNNHNSYHARLDNRYKSNDRGAWSARFNRVGEWLQTDLGKPTMVGGVISQGRHDSDEWIKTFTISCGHYSSTLESIHESGSTKVFTANRDRDTKVTNMFPSPISCRYIRVNPQSWHGHVSLRVEFIKGVCYDMYT; from the exons ATGAACGTAATCACCGCATTGTTCATTAGTATTCTGTTGGGCCGCACTGAGAGTCGCATGCCAACAGTATATGAGTTCTGTTCCCTTGTTGTCGATGAAGAGGGGCCCAGTCAGGCCACCTGTGACGTGAGTCAGTGTCAAGGCAGGCCTGGAAAGAGAGGGTCGATTGGAGAAAAGGGAGATCGAGGTCCTGAAGGGCCAAAAGGCAATCCAGGAACAGTTGAACATGTAGAGCGGAAAATACAAGAACTAGAAG CTTATCTTGCAAAGTCAAATCAGATACTCGAATCACTGCCAAAGA GTGCATATTGTTATCTGGGAATGAAGAACCGAGAAATTCCTGATTCTGCAATCACGGCTTCATCAGTGTACAACAATAACCACAATTCGTATCATGCAAGGCTTGACAACCGATACAAATCAAACGACAGAGGTGCTTGGTCAGCAAGATTTA ATAGAGTTGGTGAATGGCTCCAGACTGATTTGGGAAAGCCCACTATGGTTGGAGGAGTAATATCTCAAGGAAGGCATGATAGTGATGAATGGATCAAAACATTTACAATATCGTGCGGGCATTATTCATCTACGTTGGAGTCGATTCACGAATCCGGATCCACCAAG GTGTTTACTGCGAACAGAGACAGAGATACGAAAGTAACCAACATGTTTCCGAGTCCAATATCTTGTCGATATATCAGAGTTAACCCCCAATCTTGGCATGGCCACGTCAGTTTAAGGGTCGAATTTATCAAAGGAGTCTGTTACGATATGTATACTTAA